A stretch of Megalobrama amblycephala isolate DHTTF-2021 linkage group LG14, ASM1881202v1, whole genome shotgun sequence DNA encodes these proteins:
- the psmc2 gene encoding 26S proteasome regulatory subunit 7 translates to MPDYLGAEQRKVKEEEKEDKPIRALDEGDIALLKTYGQSTYSRQIKQVEDDIQQLLKKINELTGIKESDTGLAPPALWDLAADKQTLQSEQPLQVARCTKIINADSEDPKYIINVKQFAKFVVDLSDQVAPTDIEEGMRVGVDRNKYQIHIPLPPKIDPTVTMMQVEEKPDVTYSDVGGCKEQIEKLREVVETPLLHPERFVNLGIEPPKGVLLFGPPGTGKTLCARAVANRTDACFIRVIGSELVQKYVGEGARMVRELFEMARTKKACLIFFDEIDAIGGARFDDGAGGDNEVQRTMLELINQLDGFDPRGNIKVLMATNRPDTLDPALMRPGRLDRKIEFSLPDLEGRTHIFKIHARSMSVERDIRFELLARLCPNSTGAEIRSVCTEAGMFAIRARRKIATEKDFLEAVNKVIKSYAKFSATPRYMTYN, encoded by the exons ATGCCTGATTATTTAGGAGCCGAGCAACGCAAAGTTAAAGAAGAGGAAAAAGAGGACAAACCAATTCGAG CTTTGGATGAAGGAGATATTGCACTCCTGAAAACCTAT GGACAAAGCACGTATTCCAGACAGATTAAACAAGTAGAGGATGATATTCAGCAGCTTCTGAAGAAAATAAATGAGCTCACAG GTATTAAAGAGTCTGATACAGGTCTGGCTCCTCCGGCACTATGGGATCTGGCTGCAGACAAACAGACTCTACAGAGTGAACAGCCTCTGCAGGTGGCCAG GTGCACCAAGATAATCAATGCTGACTCGGAGGATCCAAAGTATATCATTAATGTGAAACAGTTTGCCAAGTTTGTGGTGGACCTGAGCGATCAGGTCGCTCCGACTGACATCGAAGAAGGAATGAGGGTTGG TGTTGACAGGAATAAGTATCAGATCCATATTCCACTACCACCAAAAATCGATCCTACTGTCACTATGATGCAG GTGGAGGAGAAGCCTGATGTGACCTACAGTGATGTTGGAGGCTGCAAAGAGCAGATCGAGAAGCTCAGAGAAGTGGTTGAGACCCCTCTGCTCCAT CCTGAGCGCTTTGTGAACCTGGGTATTGAGCCTCCAAAGGGCGTTTTGCTGTTCGGGCCTCCCGGTACGGGGAAAACCCTGTGTGCCCGAGCTGTGGCTAACCGCACTGATGCCTGCTTCATAAGAGTCATCGGATCTGAGCTTGTCCAGAAGTATGTTGGAGAG GGTGCCAGGATGGTTCGTGAACTGTTTGAGATGGCAAGGACTAAGAAAGCCTGTCTGATCTTCTTTGATGAAATTGACGCCATTGGAG GTGCCCGGTTTGATGATGGAGCTGGAGGAGATAATGAAGTGCAGAGAACTATGCTGGAGCTGATTAACCAGCTGGATGGATTCGATCCCAGAGGAAACATTAAAGTCCTGATGGCCACCAACAGACCAGACACCCTGGATCCTGCTCTGATGAGACCCGGCCGTCTGGACAGAAAGATTGAGTTCAGTCTGCCCGACTTGGAA GGACGTACTCACATCTTCAAGATTCATGCCCGCTCTATGAGTGTGGAAAGAGATATCCGCTTCGAGCTTCTTGCACGTCTCTGTCCTAACAGCACAG GTGCTGAGATTCGCAGTGTGTGTACAGAGGCAGGGATGTTCGCGATCAGAGCTCGTAGAAAAATTGCCACAGAGAAAGACTTTCTGGAGGCCGTGAACAAGGTCATCAAATCCTATGCCAAGTTCAGCGCCACCCCTCGCTACATGACTTATAACTaa